CGGCCTCCGCCTCGTCGTCCATGTGCAGTTCCTTGAGCTTGGTCCTCAACGTCTGTCGCGAGATTCCGAGCGCCTGCGCCGCGCGCGTCTTGTTCCCGTCGCAGACGCCGAGCGAGTGCACGATCGCGAGCCGTTCGATCTCCTCGAGCGGTCGCACCCGTCCGGCAGGAAACGGATCCGAACCGCCGCGGGCGGAATCGCGCGCGGGCCCCACCACCTCGAGTGGCAGATGCTCACGCCGGATCTCCTCGTCCGCCTCGAGGATCAGCACGCGCTCGATCGTGTTCTTCAACTCGCGAACATTGCCGGGCCATGCGTAGGACTTGAGCGCGGCGAGCGCGCTCGCGTGCATGCGAGCCGGCGGACGCCCCAGCTCCGACGCGATGCGTGCGATGAAGTGGGTCGCGAGCAGCTCGATGTCGTCCGCGCGCTCACGCAGCGGCGGCATCTCGATCGTGACGACGTTGAGCCGGTAGTAGAGATCCTCGCGAAAGCGCCCGTCCGCCACCATCTTCTTCAGGTCGCGATGCGTTGCCGCGACGACCCGCACGTCGACCACGATGTCGTCGTGACCGCCGACGCGTCGGAACGTGCGCGACTCGAGCACGCGCAGCAGCTTCGACTGGAGCTGGGGCGTCATCTCGCCGATCTCGTCGAGCAACAGCGTGCCCTGATCCGCCAGATCGAATAGCCCCTTCTTGAACTGCTTCGCGTCGGTGAACGCACCCTTCTCGTGTCCGAACAGCATGCTCTCGAGCAGCTGCTCGGGAATCGCACTGCAGTTCAGGTCCACGAACGGACCGCCGGCGCGCGGGCTGCGATCGTGCAGGTAGCGCGCCATGAGTTCCTTCCCGGAGCCGGTCTCGCCGTGCAGCAGCACGGTCGTGCCGGAACTCTTCGCCACCTTCTCGAGCCGCTGCAGGGCCTTCTGAAGTCCCGCGCTTTCGCCGAGCAACGGCTGGCCACGGCGCCCCTCGCGCAGATGATCGACCTCACGCTTGAGGCGTGAGTGTTCGAGCGCGCGCCGCACCACCACTTCGAGATGATCCAGATACGGCGGCTTCTTCTCGATGAAGTCGTAGGCCCCGAGCCGCGTGGCCTGCACCGCCTGTTCGACGCCGCCGTGCCCGGTCAGCATGATGACCGGCATGGTGGCGTCTTCCTCGCGCAGTCGTTGAAGCACCTGGAGCCCGTCCTCGTCGCCGAGGCGCAGATCCAGCAGCACGACGTCGACCGACTGATCGCGGACCCTCGTCAGGGCTTCGCGGCCGTTCTCGGCTTCGAGCGGACGGAAGCCCGCATCGCGCGCCCACTCCCCGAGGCTGAATCGCAGCGTGCGCTCGTCATCGACGACGAGAAGCACGGGCATGCTGACCGTTGTCATCGTTTCGCCTTTCGCCATGGCGTTTCTCCACTGGGAAGTTGAGCAGCACGGTGGTGCCGCGGCCTTCGCGGCTCGC
The window above is part of the Candidatus Eisenbacteria bacterium genome. Proteins encoded here:
- a CDS encoding sigma-54-dependent Fis family transcriptional regulator; translation: MPVLLVVDDERTLRFSLGEWARDAGFRPLEAENGREALTRVRDQSVDVVLLDLRLGDEDGLQVLQRLREEDATMPVIMLTGHGGVEQAVQATRLGAYDFIEKKPPYLDHLEVVVRRALEHSRLKREVDHLREGRRGQPLLGESAGLQKALQRLEKVAKSSGTTVLLHGETGSGKELMARYLHDRSPRAGGPFVDLNCSAIPEQLLESMLFGHEKGAFTDAKQFKKGLFDLADQGTLLLDEIGEMTPQLQSKLLRVLESRTFRRVGGHDDIVVDVRVVAATHRDLKKMVADGRFREDLYYRLNVVTIEMPPLRERADDIELLATHFIARIASELGRPPARMHASALAALKSYAWPGNVRELKNTIERVLILEADEEIRREHLPLEVVGPARDSARGGSDPFPAGRVRPLEEIERLAIVHSLGVCDGNKTRAAQALGISRQTLRTKLKELHMDDEAEAGSET